GGAGTACAGTTTACACCAGTTCTTGTTACAGTAATAGCGCCGTTTGGACAACCATTAGCACAAGCACCACAGCTAATACAGTATTCTTTTTTAACAGACATGTGTTCTAATCTGTCACCTGGTTCTTTGGAAACAGGGAATGCTAATGCATCACATGGACAAATATCTACACAAGCACCACAGGTTTGACATAATTCTTGGTCAATGTTAATGTCTCCTTCAAATGGTTTAGAATGAGTTGCTGCTCCGGTAGGACAGACACCTTGACACCATCCACAGTATACACAAACGGTTTCATCTATAATGGAGTTACCTTTTGTAACTGCTTTTGCTGGGTCAATATCATATTCACCGTAGGAACAAGATCTACATACTGCTTTAATAGCTTTTTCAGGACAAACTTTTTTACAGATAAGACAGTAAACACATTTGTCTTTGTCTATTACGATAGATTCTTCACCGGTAACAGGGTCTACGGTAATTGCTTCAGCAGGACACATTTCTTCACAAATACCACAGTAAATACATTTTTCATCATCTACTGAAATTTCACCAGATACTAAGTCTCTACGTACTGGTAATTCTCTTTCGATGGTGATTGCGTCACGAGGACATGCAATTTCACATTTTTCACAGTAAATACATTCATCATCATCAATAGCGGAATAGCTAGTGTAATGAGGATATGCTTCAATTTCACTGATTGGAACTCCGTCAATGGTTAATTGTAATGCTCCAACAGGACAAACTCCACTACACATACCACAGAGAACACATTTGTCTTCGTTGATGTTTAATTTTTCAGCATCAATATCTGCTATGATGTTTTGTGCGATTTTTTCATGACCACTGAAATAGGTGTTGATTCTACGACGAGCGTTAGTAGCAATCGCATTTAAGTCAATAGCACCAACAGGACAAGTTGATTCACAAAGACCGCAACCAATACAAATATGATTTTTAAAAGACAAATCTCTGATTTCCTCTGATGACCTAGTTATTTTAAAGTCATTGCCTTTAACATCTTTTATATTATTGATCATTTTAAATCTCCAAAATTTTAATTGAGTTTGTTGGGCACTCATCTACACATAGATTACATCCACAACAATCACTGGAGTCTATTTGAGCTTTAAGAGATTCTAATTTAATAGAATTCATAAAACACAAATTTACACACAATCCACAGCCAATACAAGTATTGCCTATATGTCCTTCAAATTGTTTATCTTGACATATTTTAACAATTTTACGACATTTTTCCGGTTCATCAAAAAGAACTTGGGACATTGATAAAAAATCTGCAGGAGTTAATTCTGTAATTGTTTTAGCAACATCTATAGAATTCCATGATAAGTTTCGACCATTCAAATAATGAGAAACAGTAGACCTATCAATACCTAACTCATCAGCTATATGCTGCTGACTTTTACCTTGTTCTTTTAACTTGACTGCCGCCAAGTATTTTAAACCAGATGCAATATGTTTTGGCATTTCATCCACCATGTGTAATATATACACATATGTTTCCTATTAATAAATACTTGTTGTCTAGAATTAAATAGAAAGACATATATATTATTGTGTTGTATCTACACTTTTTAAAAAAATTTTATGGGTTAAAACAACCAATAGAAACTAAAAACAGTTATTAATAAATATTAAATTAAAACAAGTTCAATTAAAACTAATATAGTAATATGCATGATTATAAGTCCTTGAAATTACTATTTTTTAAGAAAAATGGGAAAATTTAGTAATAAAATATAGGTAAAAAAGTAATACAAAAATGGCCTTTTTCAAGGAAAATTTTTAAGTTTGCCTAAAATGTGTAGTTACTACACATCATAAAACACCAAATTAAATATAATACAAAATACATATTATTAATTAACACATTAAAGGAGCTAAACATCATGCAAATAGTTTCAGTTGTTGGTAAAAAAAATAGTGGCAAAACCTCATTGACTATAAAACTTATAGAAGCTCTAAGAAAAAGGGGTTATAAAGTAGCCACTATAAAACATTCACATCACACAATGGAAATGGACAAAGAAAATACTGATACCTGGAGACACAAGCAAGCAGGATCACAACTAGTAGTTGGAATTGGATCCACCACATTTTTCAATGTGCAGAATATCCTGGATTTGGACAGGCTACTGTTTCTAATTGAAGTGATGGATGATGTGGATTTTGTTGTAATTGAAGGGTTTAAAAACTACAACTATCCAAAAATAGCCACATCACCAAATGTTGTTGATGAATACACAATAACAGAAGTTAATTCATTTGAAATAACACCTGAAGAAATAGAAGAATTAATTGACCTTATTGAACAAAAAGGTTATGGAATTGTAAATACCCTTTACAATGACGAATGCGGATACAATGACGGGGATTCCATTGCAAAAGAAATAATAAAAGGAAACGTATCCCTCGATGAATTGGATTCAGTGGATGTGGCGCTATCCGTAGACGGCAAAGTGGTAGGACTTAACGAATTTGTAAGTGATTTTATAAAACAAACATTTCTCGGCATGCTTAAAACCTTAAACATAGAAAACTTCGGTGCAAAAGATTTAAATAAAGTGGAGTTACTAATAAGAAATACAAATCATGGAGATGATTAACATGCATTCAGATTATGTAAATGATGGAATTGAATTATTAGTAAACAATACTGAAATCGGTTTAAATGAATTTGCAAGTAGCTTTTTAAAAGACAGCTTATTTGGAATGATCAGTGCTTTAAACACTGAAGAATATGACATTAGCTCAATTGAAAAAGCTACCATTGAAATCGAAAAAATAAACCCTGAACATATGAATAGAGCAGAAATTGCTTTAACAGTCAATGAAAAAGCTATCGGCATTAACGAATTTGTAAGTGGAATAATGAAAGAGTCCATTTATGGAATGGTAAAAGCATTAAACACTGAAAAATTTGGAATCGATGCTATAGAAAACATTGATATAAAAATTGAAAAATGATTTTATGAAACCCATTAAAGACCAATATCAAAGGCCAATTATCTCTTTACGAATAACAATAACCAATTTATGCAATGTAAACTGCATATACTGCCATCATGATGGAATGGAATATTCTAAAGATGAAATGACATCAGATGAGATATATGAAATATGTAAAATTGCTAAAAATATAGGTGTTAAAAAGATAAGACTTTCAGGCGGTGAACCTTTAGTTAGAAAAGATATTGTTGAAATAGTAGAAAAAATATCTACATTAGGCTTTAAAGACATATCTTTAACAACAAACGGTGTCTTACTTGAGAAATATAGTGAAGATTTGAAGAAAGCAGGCCTTCACCGTATCAATGTAAGTTTAGATACTTTAAATCCGGAAACTTATAAATTTATCACCAAAAAAGACTATCTTGAAAAAGTTAAAAGAGGATTGATAAAAGCCGTTGATGCTGGTCTTTACCCTGTTAAAATAAATATGGTTTTGATGAAAGGCATTAACGAAGATGAAGTAGAAGAAATGTTTGAATTTACAAAAAAACATGGCATGATACTTCAGTTAATAGAGCTTGTAGATAGTGAAAACTGCGAAGATGACAAGTTTAGTGAAGAATATCATTACAGTCTAGAACCTCTTGAAGATGAATTAGCTGAAAAAGCTGATGAAGTCGTAACAAGAGAATTTATGCAAAGCCGTAAAAAATACTATATTGACGGTGGAGAAATAGAAGTTGTAAAGCCGATGGACAATACAGAATTCTGCAAAAATTGTACCAGACTTAGAATTACTCCCGACGGTAAAATCAAACCATGTTTACTTAGAAATGACAATTTAGTTGATTTGGTGTCATATATCCGTAATGGTGATGGCGAAGATCAATTAAAAGAAAGATTCCTTATAGGAATAAACAATAGAAAACCATTCAATATGGAATAGCATAACTGTCGAAAAACAGTACTTTTTTTATTTTTAAATTAATTCAACATGAACTGTTGCTTTTAGCAACAATTATTTTTCTAAAAAAAAGAAAGATAAATAAGGTTAGAAACCTTATCTGTTATCTTTTGTTGGATATTCGGTAAATGGAATACAATCATCAGATTTGAATCCACTAACGTATCCGTAAATTTCTCTAACTTTGTTGTTTACGGTGTCCCATACTTTAGCTACTGGAATTTCACAAGGGCATACTTCAGTACATTGACCACAGTTAGTACATGCATCTACCATGTGTACCATACGGGTTAAGTGGAAGAATGGAGCTGCAGGGGTGTATCCACCAGGTACCCATTCAGGTCCTTCAGCTTCAAGACAGCAGTCTTCACAGTAACATAATGGACATGCTTCACGACAACCGTAACATTTCATACATTTGGAGAACTCATCAGCATAAGCGTGGAATACATCAATGATGTCACCAGTGGTTCCTTCCATATCTTTTGCTTTTTTCTCTGCAGATTCTTTGAGCATGAAGTTGTTGATTTTGTCTCTGATTTCAACTCCTTTTGGAATTGGTTCAGCGGTTTCGATTACACCAGCTTCAATTACTTTGGATAATACATCTGCACCTTTTTCACTGAATACTTCAACGAAAGTAGCTTTTCCAGTGAGATCTCCGATTACTCCCCAGTTTCCTAATGCCATGTCAGCGTTGGATGGGATTTTAAGTTCACATCTTTGACAGTTGTCTCTTCTACCCATACCTTCTTTTTCGAGTTCGCCAATTTTGAAACCTTTTTCTTCACCGTCAGCGGTTTCCATGATAAGGCTTCCTTTAGCAATTTCTTCTTTGACAACATCTTTAGGGTTTAATTCGTAAACATCTTCGATCATTTGGATGGTTGGAACAGGAGACATGGTTCCACCACAGTTTACACCAATCATGATTACGTTGTCTTCGATGATTTTTCCTTTTTTCATTAATTCGGTAATGGTCATTGCGTCACATGGTTTACAGGTAACTGCAATTTTCATGTCACGGCAACCGTCAAGGTATTTAGAAACAAATTTAGCTAAGTTTAAAGTTCCACAGTGGATGGAACCTGCAGATTTAATTACATCTTCAGGATCGGTTATGAGACATGGTACTGCATCATAAATGTCGCATCCTTCTTCGACTGCAACAACTGCATCAACTATGTTGTTTTCTAATAAGTATTTCATAATAGTTGTTACTACTCCACCGTATTCTCCTTTTTCTTTGATCTCAGCGTTAGCGGAGTATGCATAACATTTATCGCCTACATTTACAGCCATTTTAATTACTCCTCAATTTTTTCTACTTTAATAGCACATGCTTTTAATTCAACCATTTTACATTTTGGATCGAAAGAATCGGAATTGGTTAACATGTTTGCAGCACATTCGGTAAAGTGCATTGGGATGTTTACGATTCCTTTCTTAATATCATCAGTTACTCTAGCAGGAATTTCGATTTCTCCTCTTCTGGAACTTGCTTTAACAATTTCGTTGTTGAGAATACCTAATTCTTTAGCATCTTCAGTATTAATTTCTATGAATCCAGTTTTTACTTCGTTGTCTAAAGTTTCACATCTTCTGGTCATTGCAGCGTGATAGTGGAATAATACTCTAGTAGTAGTTAATAATAATGGGTATTCTTCATCAGGAACTTCAACAGGTCCTCTGTGTTCAAGAGCTTGGAACATACCGAATCCATGTGGGTGTGCGAATTTATCTTTGTGCATTAAAGGTTGACATGGGTCATCTTCAGATGGACAAGGCCAGTGGAGTGCTTCTGGAGTATCTAATCTTTCTCTGTTCATACCTGCCATAATTGGTGCGTATTCTCTGATTTCGTCGAAAATTTCTTCTGCAGATTCGTAATGGAATTGATCTTTGAGATCTGGGTTCATTCTTACTGCAATTTCTTCCATTATCTTCCAATCGAGCATTGCGCCTTCAGGTGGTTCTTGTGCTTTGTGTAAGCATTGAACTCTTCTTTCACCGTTGGTGAAAGTACCTTCTTGTTCACCCCAACCTGCTGCTGGTAATACAACATCTGCACATTCTGCGGTGTCAGTCATGAATAATTCTTGAACGATTAACATGTCTAAGTTAGCTAATGCTTCTTTAGTATGTTTAATATCTGCATCGGAGAGAACTGGGTCTTCACCGTGGATGTATAATACTTTTAAGTCACCAGCATGAGCAGCGTTCATCATTTCAACAAGGGTTAAACCTGGTTTTGCAGGTAAGTTGGATCCGTAACGTTCGTTGAATAAGTCGGTAGTTTCTTGGTCAGCAACTTTTTG
The genomic region above belongs to Methanobrevibacter sp. and contains:
- the fwdF gene encoding tungsten-dependent formylmethanofuran dehydrogenase subunit FwdF yields the protein MINNIKDVKGNDFKITRSSEEIRDLSFKNHICIGCGLCESTCPVGAIDLNAIATNARRRINTYFSGHEKIAQNIIADIDAEKLNINEDKCVLCGMCSGVCPVGALQLTIDGVPISEIEAYPHYTSYSAIDDDECIYCEKCEIACPRDAITIERELPVRRDLVSGEISVDDEKCIYCGICEEMCPAEAITVDPVTGEESIVIDKDKCVYCLICKKVCPEKAIKAVCRSCSYGEYDIDPAKAVTKGNSIIDETVCVYCGWCQGVCPTGAATHSKPFEGDINIDQELCQTCGACVDICPCDALAFPVSKEPGDRLEHMSVKKEYCISCGACANGCPNGAITVTRTGVNCTPTKSETWIDAINALKN
- a CDS encoding 4Fe-4S binding protein, translating into MVDEMPKHIASGLKYLAAVKLKEQGKSQQHIADELGIDRSTVSHYLNGRNLSWNSIDVAKTITELTPADFLSMSQVLFDEPEKCRKIVKICQDKQFEGHIGNTCIGCGLCVNLCFMNSIKLESLKAQIDSSDCCGCNLCVDECPTNSIKILEI
- the mobB gene encoding molybdopterin-guanine dinucleotide biosynthesis protein B produces the protein MQIVSVVGKKNSGKTSLTIKLIEALRKRGYKVATIKHSHHTMEMDKENTDTWRHKQAGSQLVVGIGSTTFFNVQNILDLDRLLFLIEVMDDVDFVVIEGFKNYNYPKIATSPNVVDEYTITEVNSFEITPEEIEELIDLIEQKGYGIVNTLYNDECGYNDGDSIAKEIIKGNVSLDELDSVDVALSVDGKVVGLNEFVSDFIKQTFLGMLKTLNIENFGAKDLNKVELLIRNTNHGDD
- the moaA gene encoding GTP 3',8-cyclase MoaA, producing the protein MKPIKDQYQRPIISLRITITNLCNVNCIYCHHDGMEYSKDEMTSDEIYEICKIAKNIGVKKIRLSGGEPLVRKDIVEIVEKISTLGFKDISLTTNGVLLEKYSEDLKKAGLHRINVSLDTLNPETYKFITKKDYLEKVKRGLIKAVDAGLYPVKINMVLMKGINEDEVEEMFEFTKKHGMILQLIELVDSENCEDDKFSEEYHYSLEPLEDELAEKADEVVTREFMQSRKKYYIDGGEIEVVKPMDNTEFCKNCTRLRITPDGKIKPCLLRNDNLVDLVSYIRNGDGEDQLKERFLIGINNRKPFNME
- a CDS encoding Coenzyme F420 hydrogenase/dehydrogenase, beta subunit C-terminal domain yields the protein MAVNVGDKCYAYSANAEIKEKGEYGGVVTTIMKYLLENNIVDAVVAVEEGCDIYDAVPCLITDPEDVIKSAGSIHCGTLNLAKFVSKYLDGCRDMKIAVTCKPCDAMTITELMKKGKIIEDNVIMIGVNCGGTMSPVPTIQMIEDVYELNPKDVVKEEIAKGSLIMETADGEEKGFKIGELEKEGMGRRDNCQRCELKIPSNADMALGNWGVIGDLTGKATFVEVFSEKGADVLSKVIEAGVIETAEPIPKGVEIRDKINNFMLKESAEKKAKDMEGTTGDIIDVFHAYADEFSKCMKCYGCREACPLCYCEDCCLEAEGPEWVPGGYTPAAPFFHLTRMVHMVDACTNCGQCTEVCPCEIPVAKVWDTVNNKVREIYGYVSGFKSDDCIPFTEYPTKDNR